The following coding sequences lie in one Arachis stenosperma cultivar V10309 chromosome 5, arast.V10309.gnm1.PFL2, whole genome shotgun sequence genomic window:
- the LOC130980773 gene encoding uncharacterized protein LOC130980773 has protein sequence MVEMKDVEEEDEVHDMVEEEATQPENGTPKEAKTTRDAIPIPFPHLARRPRKQMELDPKMQVPKYAKFLKDLCMHKDKINELEIIPLGSSISALMGDIPEKCSDPGPCMVNCTIAGVIFYECMCDLGACISIMPLSIYDTLRLPPLKRSAAHFVLADKSIITVVGIAEDVLVNIKGLTFSIDFYILEMPQNDSRIPSSILLGRPFLKTSKFKLDAFSGTYSFEIDDRAVSFNLNEAMKHHLEDHSIFQYDIIDEIVAAVHQEEVEERHMEQGASVGTSLVLDRDTLQPSLVPDDQVRNHEQRLELQPLPPHLKYAYLEDN, from the exons ATGGTTGAAATGAaggatgttgaagaggaagatgagGTACATGACATGGTTGAGGAAGAAGCAACTCAACCAGAGAATGGCACACCAAAAGAAGCTAAAACTACCAGAGACGCCATCCCTATCCCATTTCCACACCTTGCACGGAGGCCCAGAAAGCAGATGGAACTTGACCcaaaaatg caagtacctaaatatgcgAAGTTTCTAAAGGATTTGTGCATGCATAAGGATAagattaatgaattagaaattattcctttaggtagttctatatctgcctTAATGGGggatatacctgaaaaatgCAGTGACCCAggtccatgcatggttaactgtaccattgcGGGTGTAATATTTTATGaatgcatgtgtgatttaggagcgtGCATAAGTATTatgcctttgtctatatatgatactttgaggctccctcccttgAAAAGATCGGCAGCTCATTTTGtattagcagataaaagcattattacagtggtTGGAATTGCTGAGGACGTGCTGGTGAACATCAAAGGGCTCACATTTTCCATTGACTTCTAcatcttggagatgccccaaaatgactcaAGAATACCGTCATCCATCTTGCTCGGAAGACCATTCTTGAAGACCTCAAAGTTCAAGTTGGATGCATTCTCAGGAACTTATTCTTTTGAGATAGACGACCGAGCAGTGAGCTTCAATCTGAATGAGGCTATGAAGCATCATCTGGAAGACCATTCCATCTTTCAGTACGACATTATTGATGAGATTGTAGCTGCAGTTCACCAGGAGGAAGTAGAGGAGAGGCACATGGAGCAAGGTGCAAGTGTGGGGACATCCCTTGTACTAGACAGAGACACATTACAACCGTCACTAGTTCCAGATGATCAAGTGCGTAACCATGAGCAGAGATTGGAGTTACAACCCCTTCCACCCcacctcaagtatgcttaccttgaggataaCTAG